In one Conger conger chromosome 5, fConCon1.1, whole genome shotgun sequence genomic region, the following are encoded:
- the fbxo36b gene encoding F-box only protein 36b: MASLLEDKLFEVSGQGAAPNKDFYQLVITRKEVIWRFWKISLRSEFRTARPGELKIPHDYFLHDTQLQHQVKVVFGPNTLLYSQGLCSGDFDYLPRLPDRLLLRILACLELEEVQQLRCASRKFQKLCDSEEFWEQAVRARCDTVTIEMGYLAREVGWKKVFFTNKLQLQKQMSRRRQKQDSADFV, from the exons ATGGCGTCTCTGTTAGAAGATAAATTATTTGAAGTTAGCGGGCAAGGTGCTGCTccaaataaagacttttatCAATTGGTGATTACAAGAAAGGAG GTGATATGGAGGTTTTGGAAAATTTCTTTGCGCAGTGAATTTCGGACAGCACGGCCAGGAGAACTGAAGATACCCCATGACTATTTTTTGCACGACACCCAGCTTCAGC ACCAGGTGAAGGTGGTGTTTGGCCCCAACACCCTGCTGTACTCCCAGGGCCTGTGCAGCGGCGATTTCGACTACCTGCCGCGCCTCCCCGACCGGCTGCTCCTCCGCATCCTGGCGTgtctggagctggaggaggtgcaGCAGCTCCGCTGCGCCTCCCGCAAGTTCCAGAAG CTGTGTGACTCTGAGGAGTTCTGGGAGCAGGCGGTTCGAGCTCGCTGCGACACGGTCACCATAGAGATGGGCTACCTAGCCAGGGAGGTGGGCTGGAAGAAGGTGTTCTTCACCAACAAGCTTCAGCTGCAGAAGCAGATGAGCCGCCGCAGGCAGAAGCAGGACAGCGCAGACTTTGTGTGA